The DNA sequence CGGTTTGAGTTGCCAACAAAAAAGCTACATCTTCTCTATTATTTTTTGCTAACACATCAATCATATATTTTGAACCCAAAACACCGGTTGTAAGATGTCCGTTATTTTCTTCCACAATATTTTTAACAAGATTTTCCAATATAAAATTTCTATCATCTTTGGGAACAAGTTCAAGAAATAACGGAAATGAATTTGCCATTTGACTTCCATCGTTATAATTCTTTGTTTCTGATTTGTAGAACTTTTTGTTGAATGCCAATTTAATTTTATCAGATAAATTATTAAAATAAATTTCATCTTCCGTTTGATTCAAAACTTTTGCAATTTGAGAAAGGATTTTTGTATTCCAAAAATAAAATGCTGTTGGAACAGATTCCGGTTCACCTTCTTTCCAACCTTTTACCAAACTTCCCCAATCGCCAATCCATCCTTTTTTAATAATATAATTTTCCGCAATTGAGTTTAAGAATTCCAAATATTTTTTCATTGAAGAATAATGTTCAAGTAATATTTTTTCATCACCAAAGTATTGGTAAAATTTCCAGACAAGAATTAAATATGTACTGCTCCATTCAACTCCTTCATCCCAAATATATGGGCGAGGAGAAATTATTGGAATATCACCATCCGAATTTTGATTTGATCGAATTCCGCTCAGCCAATTCATATAAAATTGCGGAGTATCAAAATTAAACATTGCTTCTTCGATCGTAACTTGAACATCGCCAAACCAGCCAAGTCTTTCATCACGTTGTGGACAATCCATTGGATAACCAATCATATTACTTTTTTGAGACCAAACAGTTGCATTATGAATTTTGTTAATTGTTTCATTGCTGCATTCAAATTTTCCGGTATTTTCAATTGCTGTATGCAGAACATGACCTTCAATACTTTCTATTTCAAATTCTTGATCGCTTGAAACTTCAACATATTTAAAACCAAAATATGTAAACTTCGGCTGAAAAGTTTCTACCGAATCTCCTTTTAGAATAATGTTGTATTGAGCTTTTGCATTTTCATTACTGGTGATATTTATTGTTCCATCATCATTTATATCTTCTGCGAATTGTAATTTTATTTTTATATTCTTTTTTCCAGAAAGAGAAATTTTTACCCATCCAGCAAAATTTTGTCCAAAATCAAACACAATTTTTCTTTTAGAATTTATAAACTTTTTAACTGGTTGAAGTTTTTGAATAATTTTAACGGACGGCATTGTATGTGAAATTAATTTTCCTTTTGGAGAAGATACAATTTTTACATTTTGCCATTTTGAATCATCAAACCCAATTTTATTCCATTCACTAATTTCAAGATTTGAATCATAAGTTTCGCCATCATAAATACAATTGTACATTACCGGACCATATTCATATTTCCAATTTTCCGATGTTGTAATAATTTCAGTTTCACCATTTTCATATTCAATATGCAATTGCATCAACGCCCGCTTAGCTCCAAACCATTGCATTCTATATTGCTGCCACCATTTTTTATACGGATTAAACCAACCGTTTCCAAGATGAATTCCAATTGCATTATTCCCGGAAATTAATTCATTTGTAACATTGTATGTATCATATAAAATTTCTTTTCGATAATTTGTTTTTGCCGGTGCCAGAAAATGATCTCCGATTCTTTTTCCATTTAAATAAAACTCATAAAAACCTAATCCGGTTACAAATACTCTGGCATTTTTTATTTTGTTTTTAACATCAAATTCATTCCTCAAAAGTAAAGATCTGCCTTCGTGAATTATTGTATCCGGTAATTCATATTGTTCTTTTGGATCTTGATAAAAACCATTTTGTGGAAAAAATTCTTTCGAAGTATTTGCACCAATCCATTCAGCTTGCCATATTGTCGAATCTAAAATTGATGTCCAAAATTCTGCAATTTCACTTTTATATTCTTCGGAATTTTTATTCCAAACTTTTACATACCAGAAATAATGAGAATTACTCTTTAATTTTTTCCCAGCGTAAAATATTTGAGAATTTTCTGAGGAAATAATTTTGCCGGAATTCCAGAGTTCAGATTTTTTATCATCACTTGCTACAATTATTTGATATGCAGTTTGTTTATGACCACGTTCATTTGATTTTAGAACCCAGCTAAAACGGGGATTTGAAACATCGATGTTATTTGGTAAAGATAGGTATTCACATTTTAATTTTTCTATTATAATATTTGATCTAACTTCACAAAAAAATAAAAAATGAATACCTATTAAAAAGAAAATTATTTTAGCCAAATAAATTTTCCTATTACCTAAGCAATTCCAGGTGAATGAATTATTTTTTCAATATTAACTTTTCCAAGTTCATAAACATCCGGACCCAACTTAAGATCTGAATTCATAACTTCTTCCCAAGTAACTTCCTTTCCGGTATATGCTGATATTCTTCCCATTATTGCACACATTGTTGAAATGGCTGTGTTTTCAGCTTCAACGTAAGGTTTATTTTCTCTAATAGCTTTTACTAAATCAATATGTTCTTGTACGTATGGCGAAACTTTTACTGATTCGTTCTTTTCAACTCCTTCAATTTTCGGATACTGATATTCCCAAATTGCATTACCTTTCATATCAAATATTTTATTTCTGCAATTTGTATATCCGGTCGAACCAAAAACCAATTCGGAAACATTATCGGTACATCCATTTATTTGTCTGCACATACTATGAACATGCATTCCGTTTTCATATTCAAAATCAACACTGAAATTATCATACTGATCACCGGTTACTCTTCTTTGACGTGAACCAAAACCAACTGCTTTAATTGGATGTTTTTCTGTGAACCAATTAATTACATCAATATTATGAACATGTTGCTCTACAATATGATCACCGGAAAGCCAAGTCCAGTTTACCCAATCACGAATCATATATTCCATTTCAGTCCATTCCGGTTGAGGATTTCTAAACCATAATTGGCTTTGATTCCAATAACAATTTGCTGAAACGATATCGCCAATTTTTCCTTCAAAAATTTCTTTAAATGTTGCAACATAATCTCTTTGATGTCTTCGTTGAGTTCCGGTTCCAACTACCAATCCAAGAGCTTCTGCTTTTTTTGATGAAGCAATAACTGATCTTGCACCAACGGGATCAACGGCAACTGGTTTTTCCATAAATACATGTTTTCTTGCTTCAACCGCTGCTTCAAAATGCATTGGACGAAAATGAGGAGGTGTTGCTAATATTATTACATCAACTCCGGAATTAATAACTTTTTCATAAGCATCAAATCCGACAAAGCAATTTTCATCAGCTACTATTTCTTGTTTTTCATTTTTCAATTTTAATTTACATTCTTCAACTCTATCCTTAAACACATCACCAAGTGCATGAATTTTTAAATTTGGTCCGGCATTTAAAAAATCAATTGCAGCACCGCTTCCTCTGCCTCCGCAGCCAATTAAACCGGCTTTTAAAACTTTTCCATCCGGAGCTTGATCGAAAAACTTAACTTCTTCCATCGTTCTTTTTTTATCAGAAGCTACACTGCAGCCAACAATAATTCCCGTTGCAGCAACAGCGCCAATATTTAAAAAATCTCTACGGTTTAATTTTTCTGACATGACATTACCTCACATACTTTGTTCAAAATATTAATGAATTTATTTAGTAAATCTGAATAAACTATTCCGAATACTCACATACAACTCTAAATCCCACATCTTTACTATCCGAATACCACCACAAACTTTTTGGAATCTGCGGATCAGTTCTTAGCCAAGTTTTCTGATTCGTTTTATCACGAGCTGTAATTCTTAAATCAACTGCATCACTTAAATAAGATCCGCCGCGAATTACAAATTCTGTTCCATTTGATAGACCTTTTGGATTTTGCACTTCTTTCTGATTCTTATAAATATTATAAATATTTTCCGAATAATAATCTGAGCAAAATTCTTTTACATTTCCTAACATATTTAAGAGTCCAAAACTATTTGGTTTAACAGAATTTGGTGTATGTGTTTTATTCAAACTATTTTCTTTATAAATACAATATGAATTAATAATATTTGTATCTGCACCAAAAATAGATTTCCAAAATCCTTCGCTTGTATAATCAGATGGATTTCCATCAAAGAAATATTCACCTTTAGAATTAGCGCGTGCAGAATATTCCCATTCAGCTTCAGTTGGTAATCTATATTTTTTTCCGGTTTTTTTAGATAGCCATTCGCAATATTTTTTTGCAGCATAATGAGTCATTGTAATTGCGGGACGATCTTCTTTTCCCCAACCTTGTCCCGGATCACCGTAAGGCGGAGTTGGACCGGAAATTACATCTACATTATTCAATCTAGATTTTATTATTTGATCTTCTGTTCTTCCCTCGGTTCCGGTTTCTTTCATAAATGCATAATATTCATTCCAAGTAATTTCTGCTTTTCCCATCCAAAATTTACTTAACGAAACTTCAACAGCCGGACTTCCATCTAATTTTTTAGATTCATTATCATCAGCACTCCCAAATAAAAATTTTCCGGATGGAATTGCAATCATTTCAAAATTAATATTTGTTCCCGGAATTTGTTCAATAAAATTTTCAAATTTATCTACTTTGGCAGCTTCGTTATATATTATTCCGGATTTTGAATAATCAACTACAACTTCTTCAACTTTTTCATGATAATGACCGGTTTCGAGATGACAATTTATGCACATTACTTCTTCTTTATTTTGATCAAAATATAAATGAGCATCTTGACCTTTTTTAGAAAGCTTTGGAGGAAATAAATTTTTGTGACAATTTAAACATCCTTCTTGATAAACATGGTTCACCGCAAATTCTCGCTGAGACATTTTCTCCCAATTAAAATCTGACGAATCCTTAAAAACATATCCGTATAAATCTCTTAATCCGGTTGTTGCTTTTGCGTAAAATTTATTAATTCCGCTTGGAGGCAAATGACAATCGACACAATTTACTGTTACACCGCTTTCATTGTAAACATGAGCCCCAATTTTCCATGATTGTGTTGCTTGCGGATGAACGTGACAAGATTCGCAAAATTCATTTGTCGATGATTCTTCATAAGCATAGTTCAACAAAAAAAAGATTAACATTCCGAAGAATATTAGCAAAACATATAAGTTTTTAGATATTACTTTTATTTCTTTTTTATTCATTATTTTTAATTTAAGTGTTAACTAATATCACATTTCCTATAAGCTTCTATTACAGCTAATTCACCTTCTTTTCCTTTTTTACTATTTCCATGTTCCATTCCTAAAACACCTTTAAAACCTTTATTATGAATATGTGCAAAAACATTTTTATAATTAATTTCACCTGTTGTTGGTTCATTCCTTCCGGGATTATCACCCATTTGAAAATATGCAATTTCATCCCACGCCGCATCAATGTTAGGAATTAAATTTCCCTCAGTAATTTGCTGATGATACAAATCATCTAAAATTTTACATGCCGGGCTGTCAACTGCTTTACAAATTAAATACGCTTGTGAAACTTTTTTCAAAAATAATCCGGGATGATTAAAAAAGTTTAAAGGTTCAAGAACCATTGTTAATCCATGAGGTTCTAATATTGCGCTTGCTTGTTTTAAAGATTCAACAACATTTGCAGTTTGATAGTCCATCTCCAAACGTAAATCAACATGACCCGGAACAACTGTCATCCATTTCGCATTTACGCGTTTTGCAACTTCAACGGAATCTTTTATATCCTTTAGAAATTCATCTCGTAATTCTTTATTTCCGCTTGCTAAATTTGGCTTATCCCAATAAATATTGTGAGCAACAAAAACACCCATTGTTAAATTTAACTTTTCCATTTCCTTAGCAATTTTATTTTGCTCATCAATTGTCTTGGATTTCATTCCATTATCTTCAAGTGCAGTAAATCCATGTTCAGCAATGAAATTCAACTGATTTATATAATCTTTCCCGGCATTATTTTCGAACATTCCAAAATGCGGTGCAAATTTCATTTTAAATTTTTGATTTTTATCTGAATCATTTTTCTGAATATCAGCATTAATTTTACTCACTCCTAAAGTTAAAGCGGCTGCGGAAAGTGAAGCTGTTTTAATAAAGTTTCTTCTTCCTACATTATTTGAATTACGATAATTTTTATTTTTCATAATTTCCTCAGTTTAACATTGATTTCAAAAAGTAATTAAGATTGATATGAATTTTGATTTGAAGTAATTGCGAGTTTTAATTTTCATTTTAGTAATAGAAATTAATCTGAACTAATAGTAATTATAATGAAAACGTTTGTTTAAGACAAATATTAAAGAATCTAACAAGATTTTTTTTTAATTTAGATTCGTGATTATTAAAATAGCATTTTATACTTATAAAGTTTTTAAATTTTTCATTGATAATTCAAAAAGTTTTACTCAAATCTCGAAATGAATAAAAACTTATTTAAAAATATATTGTTAAGTTTTTCCACTTTATTTATCCTAATTTTTCTTTCAGAAATTCTATTACGTTTTTTTTACAAACCATTAAATTCCGGCTGGGGTTGGGATGATTCGCCAAGAAGAAATCTCTCAAATTTCAAAAATGATTTTCCTAATCAATTAGGTTTGCGCGGACAAAATATAAATTATACCAATGAAGATTTTGTAATTCTGATTCTTGGTGATAGTCAAGTTGAAGCTGCCACATCTTCGCCAAATAAAATGCCGGAGATTTTACTTGAGAATTATCTTAGTGAAATTTCAAAGAAATCAGTAAAAGTATTTTCACTTGCCGCAGCCGGCTGGGGACAAGATCAGCAACTTCTTACACTTGAAAAATATTTTGAAAATTTTCGTGCGGATCTTGTTTTAATTTGGTCAACTCCTAAAAATGATTTTTGGGAAAATACTTTCCCGGATAGAAATGTTGGCAAAATTGCCGGACATCTAAAACCAACTTTTAAATTAGTAAACAATAATTTGGATGGACCATTTTTTACATCAAATAGTTATTATAAAAATAGTGTGTTTTTACAGTTGGTCTATTCTGCAATTCAAAATTATAAAAACCAAACAATAGAACAATTAGTTTTAGATAATTGGAATTACGATTTACCGGAATCTCATAATTTATCAGAAATAAAAAAAATAAAATCATTTGAAGTTGATTTAAATGAATATTCGCAAAATATTTTGCAATACAAAGATTCTTCTCAAATTACAATTCTTACACATGAAAATTTTATTGAAGGACGAAGTCATTTTACACCTTACTTAATTCCAAAATCTAAGCGTGATATTTATTCAATTGATATAACAAAAAAACTTATTGAAAAAATTGATCAACTTTCTAATAAAAACCATGCTAAGCTACTTGTCATTTATCCTATTAGAGATGATTTTGATATTGTTAGTAAAAAATGTGTGAAGTTTGTAAAAAGTTATTATTTCCCGGAAAATTATTTTGAAGTTAATTTAAATTTTGCAGAAGTTTTAAAACAAAAAGTTCATTCAGAAAATTTATTTATGTTCAAAATAAATGGCGGAGATGAAATTTGTATTGATTTCAAAGATAGACATCTAAATGATTTGGGTAATGATCAAGTGATGAAAAATGTTGGTGAATACATTTCAAATAAATTTTTTAAATGAAATAAAATATTATAAAAAAAAATTAATCCTTATGGAGTTTTTATGAAACTAACATTACCAATGATGTTTGAAGAAAGTGTTAAAAAATATCCTAAAAATATTTTAATGTTAGAAAAAGTTGATGGAAAATATGTTGGAACAACTTACAAAGAAATGCAAAAATTAATTCATAATTTTAGTGCCGGTTTGCTGAAGTTAGGATTAAATAAGGGGCAAAGAGTTGCACTAATTTGCGAAGGAAGAAATGATTGGGTAATGAGTGAAATGGGAATTGTTTTTATCGGCGGAATAAACGTTCCAATTTCCGTTAAGATTGATGAGCTAAATGATTTAAAATTTCGTTTGGCCCATTCCGGATGTAAGTTTGCAATTGTTTCAAAAAATCAGCTTGATAAAATTAGAAGAATTGAAATTGACTTACCTGAATTAGAAAAAATAATTGTGCTTGATGAAACAAATTCAAAAAATTCTAATGAAATAACAAGAAATGAAGTTCTAAAATTAGGTGAAGATTTTTTAAAAAGTAATTCGGAAAATTTTAAAAAGATTTGGCAAAATATTAGTGGTGACGATTATGCAAATATTTGTTATACATCCGGTACAACAGCAGATCCAAAAGGAATTATTTTAACGCACAGAAATTATACTTCAAATGTTGAACAAGCGACAGCTATTTTTCCGATTCCGGAATATTATTCTTCACTATTAATTTTACCGTGGGATCACTCATTTGCACACACTGCTGGAATTTATTTATTGATGAAAAACGGCGCAAGTATGTCATCTGTTCAAGTTGGGAACACTCCTTTAGAAACTCTCAAAAATATTCCGGTAAATATTAAAGAAGCTAAGCCGGTATTTATTCTAAGCGTTCCGGCTCTTGCTAAGAATTTCAAAAAAAATATCGAAGCCGGTATAAAATCAAAAGGTACAAAAATTGAAGCGCTATTTAATAAGGCATTAAAATTAGGTTATGAATTAAACGGTGATGGATTTAGAAAAGCGAAAGGTCTGTTAAAACTCAAATTACCTATTTACAAATTTTATGATAAAATTATATTCAGTAAAATACGACAAAATTTTGGCGGTAAATTGGAATTCTTCATTGGCGGCGGCGCTTTGTTGGATATTGAATTACAACGATTTTTTTATGCAATAGGAATGCCAATGTTTCAAGG is a window from the Ignavibacteriota bacterium genome containing:
- a CDS encoding family 78 glycoside hydrolase catalytic domain, with amino-acid sequence MAKIIFFLIGIHFLFFCEVRSNIIIEKLKCEYLSLPNNIDVSNPRFSWVLKSNERGHKQTAYQIIVASDDKKSELWNSGKIISSENSQIFYAGKKLKSNSHYFWYVKVWNKNSEEYKSEIAEFWTSILDSTIWQAEWIGANTSKEFFPQNGFYQDPKEQYELPDTIIHEGRSLLLRNEFDVKNKIKNARVFVTGLGFYEFYLNGKRIGDHFLAPAKTNYRKEILYDTYNVTNELISGNNAIGIHLGNGWFNPYKKWWQQYRMQWFGAKRALMQLHIEYENGETEIITTSENWKYEYGPVMYNCIYDGETYDSNLEISEWNKIGFDDSKWQNVKIVSSPKGKLISHTMPSVKIIQKLQPVKKFINSKRKIVFDFGQNFAGWVKISLSGKKNIKIKLQFAEDINDDGTINITSNENAKAQYNIILKGDSVETFQPKFTYFGFKYVEVSSDQEFEIESIEGHVLHTAIENTGKFECSNETINKIHNATVWSQKSNMIGYPMDCPQRDERLGWFGDVQVTIEEAMFNFDTPQFYMNWLSGIRSNQNSDGDIPIISPRPYIWDEGVEWSSTYLILVWKFYQYFGDEKILLEHYSSMKKYLEFLNSIAENYIIKKGWIGDWGSLVKGWKEGEPESVPTAFYFWNTKILSQIAKVLNQTEDEIYFNNLSDKIKLAFNKKFYKSETKNYNDGSQMANSFPLFLELVPKDDRNFILENLVKNIVEENNGHLTTGVLGSKYMIDVLAKNNREDVAFLLATQTGYPSWSDMVEKYTTMCEFWTLKQSHNHVMTGSIDAFFYKTLAGINFDENFPGCKKIIIQPYFAENLNFVNSSVETINGTIKVNWQKSDNSLKLNLEIPINSSAEIIIPNLFNNKIFESNLPINNFDEIKIIEENNKFTKLNIESGQYEFIVK
- a CDS encoding Gfo/Idh/MocA family oxidoreductase; the encoded protein is MSEKLNRRDFLNIGAVAATGIIVGCSVASDKKRTMEEVKFFDQAPDGKVLKAGLIGCGGRGSGAAIDFLNAGPNLKIHALGDVFKDRVEECKLKLKNEKQEIVADENCFVGFDAYEKVINSGVDVIILATPPHFRPMHFEAAVEARKHVFMEKPVAVDPVGARSVIASSKKAEALGLVVGTGTQRRHQRDYVATFKEIFEGKIGDIVSANCYWNQSQLWFRNPQPEWTEMEYMIRDWVNWTWLSGDHIVEQHVHNIDVINWFTEKHPIKAVGFGSRQRRVTGDQYDNFSVDFEYENGMHVHSMCRQINGCTDNVSELVFGSTGYTNCRNKIFDMKGNAIWEYQYPKIEGVEKNESVKVSPYVQEHIDLVKAIRENKPYVEAENTAISTMCAIMGRISAYTGKEVTWEEVMNSDLKLGPDVYELGKVNIEKIIHSPGIA
- a CDS encoding SUMF1/EgtB/PvdO family nonheme iron enzyme, encoding MNKKEIKVISKNLYVLLIFFGMLIFFLLNYAYEESSTNEFCESCHVHPQATQSWKIGAHVYNESGVTVNCVDCHLPPSGINKFYAKATTGLRDLYGYVFKDSSDFNWEKMSQREFAVNHVYQEGCLNCHKNLFPPKLSKKGQDAHLYFDQNKEEVMCINCHLETGHYHEKVEEVVVDYSKSGIIYNEAAKVDKFENFIEQIPGTNINFEMIAIPSGKFLFGSADDNESKKLDGSPAVEVSLSKFWMGKAEITWNEYYAFMKETGTEGRTEDQIIKSRLNNVDVISGPTPPYGDPGQGWGKEDRPAITMTHYAAKKYCEWLSKKTGKKYRLPTEAEWEYSARANSKGEYFFDGNPSDYTSEGFWKSIFGADTNIINSYCIYKENSLNKTHTPNSVKPNSFGLLNMLGNVKEFCSDYYSENIYNIYKNQKEVQNPKGLSNGTEFVIRGGSYLSDAVDLRITARDKTNQKTWLRTDPQIPKSLWWYSDSKDVGFRVVCEYSE
- a CDS encoding TIM barrel protein, with protein sequence MKNKNYRNSNNVGRRNFIKTASLSAAALTLGVSKINADIQKNDSDKNQKFKMKFAPHFGMFENNAGKDYINQLNFIAEHGFTALEDNGMKSKTIDEQNKIAKEMEKLNLTMGVFVAHNIYWDKPNLASGNKELRDEFLKDIKDSVEVAKRVNAKWMTVVPGHVDLRLEMDYQTANVVESLKQASAILEPHGLTMVLEPLNFFNHPGLFLKKVSQAYLICKAVDSPACKILDDLYHQQITEGNLIPNIDAAWDEIAYFQMGDNPGRNEPTTGEINYKNVFAHIHNKGFKGVLGMEHGNSKKGKEGELAVIEAYRKCDIS
- a CDS encoding AMP-binding protein, producing the protein MKLTLPMMFEESVKKYPKNILMLEKVDGKYVGTTYKEMQKLIHNFSAGLLKLGLNKGQRVALICEGRNDWVMSEMGIVFIGGINVPISVKIDELNDLKFRLAHSGCKFAIVSKNQLDKIRRIEIDLPELEKIIVLDETNSKNSNEITRNEVLKLGEDFLKSNSENFKKIWQNISGDDYANICYTSGTTADPKGIILTHRNYTSNVEQATAIFPIPEYYSSLLILPWDHSFAHTAGIYLLMKNGASMSSVQVGNTPLETLKNIPVNIKEAKPVFILSVPALAKNFKKNIEAGIKSKGTKIEALFNKALKLGYELNGDGFRKAKGLLKLKLPIYKFYDKIIFSKIRQNFGGKLEFFIGGGALLDIELQRFFYAIGMPMFQGYGLSEAAPIISANVPNLHKMGSSGQIVKGLQVKIVDEDGVELPQGEKGEIICKGENVMAGYWKNDRATAETIKNSWLYTGDMGYLDSDGFLYVLGRFKSLLIASDGEKFSPEGIEEALVDQSPFIEQVMLYNNQSPYTVALLYPNKTALLEEIKKNGLSINSEEAKKEIVKILQSEIDKYKKGGIYEGMFPERWLPAAIGILGEGFTEQNKFLNSTLKMVRGKITEFYGNRIEYLFSSAGKNMDNQQNNHILSHWS